One region of Niallia sp. Man26 genomic DNA includes:
- a CDS encoding YegS/Rv2252/BmrU family lipid kinase yields MKYKNALFIYNGNAGKKETDVQLQSCLPVFANEIDQLHVFKTSRPKHAAEICREYGEKVDLVIVLGGDGTIHECINGLAGLQKRPVLTVLPGGTCNDFSRTLNIQQNLQKAAKELVSNGEEEAVDIVQTDSAYFLNFWGIGIVAETSNNIREEEKNVLGKASYVLSAIRTIQNTEPKELVMNIDGKEIREKAVLAIVVNGNYIGGKRLPFSISYNDGMVDVFLVRNTNFQLVKELNDLRKIDFETDKAFMEEVVYIRGKHIKISSEHFVDVDMDGEVYTKTPSELKVLPGHIKMLKPKLT; encoded by the coding sequence ATGAAATATAAAAATGCCCTTTTTATTTATAATGGCAATGCAGGCAAAAAGGAAACGGATGTACAGCTTCAAAGCTGTTTACCTGTGTTTGCAAATGAAATAGATCAATTGCATGTTTTTAAAACGAGCCGGCCAAAGCATGCTGCAGAAATATGCAGAGAGTATGGAGAGAAGGTAGATCTTGTAATTGTTCTTGGTGGAGATGGAACTATCCACGAATGCATAAATGGACTGGCCGGCTTACAGAAACGACCTGTGCTGACTGTCTTGCCAGGGGGGACATGCAATGATTTCAGCCGGACTTTAAATATACAGCAAAATTTGCAAAAAGCAGCCAAGGAGCTTGTTTCTAATGGAGAAGAAGAAGCTGTTGATATTGTTCAAACTGATTCTGCTTACTTCTTGAATTTTTGGGGGATAGGCATTGTTGCTGAAACATCAAATAATATTAGGGAAGAGGAGAAAAACGTTCTTGGAAAGGCGAGTTATGTTCTAAGTGCTATTAGAACCATCCAAAACACAGAGCCGAAAGAGCTTGTCATGAATATAGACGGCAAGGAAATACGTGAAAAGGCTGTTTTGGCAATAGTAGTGAATGGTAACTATATTGGGGGGAAACGATTGCCATTCTCCATTTCCTATAATGATGGAATGGTTGATGTTTTCCTTGTCAGGAATACAAATTTTCAGCTAGTAAAAGAGTTAAATGACTTGCGGAAAATTGACTTCGAAACAGATAAGGCGTTTATGGAGGAGGTTGTGTATATAAGAGGGAAACATATTAAAATAAGCTCTGAGCATTTTGTGGATGTGGATATGGATGGCGAGGTTTACACAAAAACACCAAGTGAACTGAAGGTTCTTCCTGGACATATTAAAATGCTGAAGCCAAAGTTAACATGA